A window from Thermodesulfobacteriota bacterium encodes these proteins:
- a CDS encoding deoxyhypusine synthase family protein, translating to YRLIRSGRLEPEYQIDPKESWLVAACEKDLPLFVPGWEDSTMGNIYAAHCLRGNIKNVHTVRTGMEYMLELLDWYPKTSQQHPLGLLQIGGGIAGDFLISVVPLLRQELGRKDVPLWAYFCQVSDSITSYGSYSGAVPNEKITWEKVGVETPKFIIESDATIVVPLIFAFVLGA from the coding sequence TACAGACTGATCCGTAGCGGGCGCCTTGAACCGGAATATCAGATTGACCCGAAGGAAAGCTGGCTGGTCGCCGCCTGTGAGAAAGATTTACCCCTCTTTGTCCCGGGCTGGGAAGATAGCACCATGGGTAATATCTATGCGGCCCATTGTCTGCGGGGAAACATAAAAAATGTCCACACGGTTCGAACCGGGATGGAGTATATGCTGGAGCTTTTGGATTGGTATCCCAAAACGAGCCAACAGCATCCCTTGGGTCTATTACAAATCGGCGGAGGGATTGCCGGCGATTTTCTGATCTCCGTCGTCCCCCTTTTGAGACAGGAGCTGGGGAGAAAAGATGTCCCTCTCTGGGCCTATTTCTGCCAGGTGAGCGATTCGATCACGAGTTATGGGTCTTATTCTGGCGCCGTCCCCAATGAAAAGATCACCTGGGAAAAGGTGGGGGTTGAGACCCCCAAATTCATCATCGAGTCGGACGCCACCATCGTCGTCCCTCTGATTTTTGCCTTTGTCCTGGGGGCGTGA
- a CDS encoding deoxyhypusine synthase family protein — protein MDHGPLSSFMIRHFRHFNSAALLDAAKAYLLHLEQGGYMMVAMAGAMSTAEIGVSLAEGIRKGKVHGLCCTGANLEEEAFNLIAHHSYVRIPHYRSLSPQEELELLERGLNRVTDTCIPEEAIKRLESYLREEWFQADRRGERLFPHEFFYRLIRSGRLEPEYQIDPKESWLVAA, from the coding sequence ATGGATCACGGACCGCTCTCTTCTTTTATGATTCGCCATTTCCGCCATTTCAATTCGGCTGCCCTCCTCGATGCGGCCAAGGCCTACCTCCTCCATCTCGAGCAGGGAGGTTACATGATGGTGGCCATGGCAGGGGCGATGAGCACGGCCGAGATTGGCGTCTCCCTGGCCGAGGGGATCCGCAAAGGGAAGGTCCATGGCCTCTGCTGCACCGGCGCCAATCTGGAAGAGGAGGCCTTCAATCTAATCGCCCACCATTCCTATGTACGGATCCCTCATTACCGCTCCCTCTCTCCCCAGGAGGAGCTGGAGTTGCTCGAGAGGGGTTTAAATCGGGTCACGGATACTTGTATCCCCGAGGAAGCTATCAAACGCCTCGAGTCCTATCTAAGGGAAGAGTGGTTTCAGGCAGACCGGAGGGGAGAACGTCTCTTTCCCCACGAGTTTTTTTACAGACTGATCCGTAGCGGGCGCCTTGAACCGGAATATCAGATTGACCCGAAGGAAAGCTGGCTGGTCGCCGCCTG
- a CDS encoding methyltransferase domain-containing protein: MNRKQFFDEQAEKWMDMWYKDPSTGRYDKHEENFKRLFSLLPLRPGDRVLDVGCGTGVLVPYVLERITSKGLLIELDYSEKMIEVNRRLHPEANLRFLVEEAEETSVEEASCDAIICFSSFPHFHDKEKAMERFSRILKPGGFLAIAHFESSEGIKKHHASCPPVMHDHLPEEPSMRSMFQRFGLKVERFIDEPGFYCVLGKKVS, encoded by the coding sequence TTGAATCGAAAGCAATTCTTCGATGAGCAGGCCGAAAAGTGGATGGACATGTGGTATAAGGACCCTTCAACAGGGCGCTACGACAAGCATGAAGAGAACTTTAAGCGGCTCTTCTCCCTTCTGCCTCTGAGGCCAGGGGATCGAGTGCTTGATGTCGGGTGTGGAACCGGCGTGCTGGTCCCCTACGTCCTCGAACGGATCACTTCGAAGGGCCTCCTCATCGAACTGGACTACTCGGAAAAGATGATCGAAGTGAACCGGAGGCTCCATCCGGAAGCCAACCTCCGATTCCTCGTCGAAGAGGCAGAGGAGACCTCGGTGGAGGAGGCCTCTTGCGATGCGATCATCTGCTTCTCCTCCTTCCCCCATTTTCATGACAAGGAAAAGGCCATGGAGAGGTTTTCTCGGATCCTGAAACCTGGAGGGTTTTTGGCTATTGCCCACTTCGAATCGTCCGAAGGGATTAAGAAACACCATGCTTCCTGTCCGCCGGTCATGCACGATCATCTTCCCGAGGAGCCTTCCATGCGTTCGATGTTTCAGAGATTTGGATTGAAGGTCGAACGGTTTATCGATGAGCCCGGTTTCTACTGCGTTTTGGGGAAAAAAGTTTCCTAA
- a CDS encoding metal ABC transporter permease has protein sequence MFSVIPFQRAAIACVLCGLSCSLLSVFVVLLKMPLIGVSMSHAAFAGAVLGMLLHFDPFLSGLALCLIVAAVLGPLSDRTDIALENVLGILFSFLMGLAFLALGVLTRTKASALNLMWGSLLSLSGSDLIIMGLITLILVSFVLLFFKEIRSVLFQRRLAQSSGVPERVIYYALLFLTGAVVSSNLTTVGGLLIFALLVQPGATALQLTYNLKHFFILSAASGIGACVSGLIVSYLFDLPSGAAVVLMATTLFAAAYLFSPKRRLGKLKERSELDQHDSR, from the coding sequence ATGTTTTCGGTTATCCCTTTCCAGCGTGCGGCCATCGCATGTGTGCTCTGCGGTTTGAGCTGTTCCCTTCTCTCTGTTTTTGTAGTGCTTCTGAAGATGCCCCTGATTGGCGTCTCCATGTCTCATGCAGCTTTTGCAGGCGCCGTCCTTGGGATGCTTCTCCATTTCGATCCTTTCCTAAGCGGTTTGGCCCTGTGCCTGATCGTTGCGGCAGTGCTCGGCCCCCTGTCTGACCGCACGGACATCGCCCTTGAAAATGTCCTCGGCATCCTCTTTTCTTTTTTGATGGGGCTTGCCTTTCTTGCCCTGGGGGTCCTCACGAGGACGAAGGCAAGCGCCCTCAATCTGATGTGGGGAAGTCTGCTGAGCCTCTCTGGATCCGACTTGATCATCATGGGCCTCATAACGCTGATCCTCGTTTCGTTTGTCCTCCTCTTTTTTAAGGAAATCCGTTCTGTGCTCTTCCAACGACGACTTGCCCAATCCAGTGGTGTGCCGGAAAGGGTGATTTATTATGCCCTTCTCTTTCTAACGGGAGCGGTGGTGTCCTCCAACCTCACGACCGTGGGCGGGCTTCTTATTTTCGCCCTGCTGGTGCAGCCAGGGGCCACGGCCCTTCAGTTGACCTATAATTTAAAACACTTTTTCATCCTTTCCGCGGCCTCTGGAATCGGCGCCTGTGTTTCAGGGCTTATCGTTTCTTATCTCTTCGACCTACCGTCCGGAGCGGCCGTGGTCCTTATGGCCACAACCCTTTTCGCTGCTGCCTATCTCTTTTCGCCCAAGCGCCGCTTGGGAAAACTTAAGGAAAGGAGCGAACTCGATCAACATGACTCCAGATGA
- a CDS encoding metal ABC transporter ATP-binding protein: MERESVLELKDVTVRKANRILLDRISLEISPHESLGIIGPNGAGKTTFLNVIAGFERFEGTLKLFGKAETHRRSLKTRLRIAYVPQGFQVEPAFPISALEAVLTGAAGRLGLFRSPGRWEKEKAMAMLELMRMSHLAQRPLGQLSGGERQKVSLARAILQEPDLLLMDEPTVNLDIAVQKEVLNLIDEIHRREALTLLFVTHDFNMMPTSVNRAVLLHQGRIVFDGDIHRALSGETLSRLFQYPLETFERNGKRFVSYG, encoded by the coding sequence AGGCCAACCGAATCCTTTTGGACCGGATCTCGTTGGAGATTTCTCCACACGAGTCCCTGGGAATCATCGGACCAAACGGTGCCGGGAAGACCACCTTCCTGAACGTCATCGCAGGATTCGAGCGGTTCGAGGGGACACTCAAGCTCTTCGGGAAAGCTGAAACCCACCGTCGGTCCCTCAAAACCCGTCTTCGGATCGCTTACGTTCCGCAAGGATTTCAGGTCGAACCGGCCTTTCCGATCTCAGCCTTGGAGGCCGTCCTGACCGGTGCCGCTGGGAGATTGGGCCTTTTTCGCTCTCCCGGAAGGTGGGAGAAAGAGAAGGCCATGGCAATGTTGGAGTTGATGCGAATGAGCCATCTCGCCCAGCGACCCTTGGGGCAACTCTCAGGAGGAGAGCGGCAGAAGGTTTCCCTGGCGCGAGCCATCCTTCAGGAGCCGGATCTTCTTCTCATGGATGAGCCAACGGTCAACCTCGACATCGCCGTCCAGAAGGAAGTCCTCAACCTTATCGACGAAATCCACCGACGGGAGGCCCTTACCCTTCTCTTCGTCACGCACGATTTTAATATGATGCCGACCTCAGTGAACCGGGCCGTGCTGCTTCATCAAGGCAGAATCGTTTTTGATGGCGATATCCACAGGGCGTTGTCCGGGGAGACCCTGAGCCGGTTGTTCCAGTATCCTTTGGAGACGTTTGAGCGGAACGGGAAAAGATTCGTTTCTTATGGTTGA